Proteins encoded in a region of the Methanofollis tationis genome:
- a CDS encoding DUF2551 domain-containing protein produces the protein MRSPADFKKEIEARLKKYLSRDSTGIRHEVLAFFVRIKSATIPER, from the coding sequence ATGCGGTCCCCGGCCGATTTCAAGAAGGAGATTGAGGCCCGCCTGAAGAAATATCTCTCCCGGGACAGCACGGGTATTCGCCACGAGGTGCTTGCCTTCTTTGTCAGGATAAAGTCAGCGACGATACCTGAACGGTAG
- a CDS encoding IS256 family transposase has translation MDPLALIEDYLSDNENGMKTLITWFLNQVMLLEALHQAGAEQYERTDARKAHRNGYKKRSLKTRYGETILQKPQFREFPFETQVFGRYSRVEKALENAIFESYLQGVSTRRIQEIVAHFGIEQLSPASVSRIAKDLDEQVHAFLQRPIEQEIPYLFVDASYYKVREGPRYITKALLVIAGVRMDGYREILGARITDCENEMFWSGLFEDLKERGLVGVKMVVSDGHAGIQKAAEAAFLGASWQMCSVHCTRAVLKNIPRKHQKEVAESLKEAYGDEERLQQLADDLNERGYRKAANTIERFIPGLMSYTAFPKEHAKRIRTTNMMERVNKELKRRTKVVGAFPNEESLLRLAGSILMDINEEWVTGRRYLTMEGE, from the coding sequence ATGGATCCCTTAGCGTTAATCGAAGATTATCTTTCCGATAATGAGAATGGCATGAAGACCCTCATCACCTGGTTCCTCAACCAGGTGATGCTGCTCGAAGCCCTCCACCAGGCGGGAGCCGAGCAGTATGAACGAACCGATGCGCGGAAGGCTCACCGAAACGGCTACAAGAAGCGCTCTCTAAAAACCCGATATGGAGAAACGATCCTCCAGAAACCACAATTCCGAGAGTTCCCCTTCGAAACACAGGTATTTGGACGCTATTCCCGGGTTGAGAAGGCTCTTGAGAATGCTATCTTTGAATCCTACCTTCAGGGAGTCTCAACCCGCCGGATCCAGGAGATTGTTGCTCATTTTGGCATCGAACAACTCTCTCCTGCTTCAGTATCCAGGATAGCAAAGGACCTCGATGAACAGGTCCATGCATTCCTTCAGAGGCCTATTGAACAGGAGATTCCCTATCTCTTTGTGGATGCTTCGTACTACAAAGTCAGAGAGGGACCACGCTACATCACCAAAGCTCTTCTGGTGATCGCCGGTGTTCGAATGGATGGCTACCGGGAAATCCTGGGAGCTAGAATCACTGATTGTGAAAATGAGATGTTCTGGTCGGGATTGTTCGAAGACCTCAAAGAACGAGGATTGGTGGGTGTCAAGATGGTTGTCTCAGATGGTCATGCCGGGATCCAGAAGGCGGCGGAAGCCGCCTTCCTCGGCGCATCGTGGCAGATGTGCTCGGTCCATTGCACCCGGGCGGTTTTAAAGAATATTCCACGGAAACATCAGAAAGAAGTTGCTGAGTCCTTGAAGGAGGCATATGGGGACGAGGAAAGACTTCAGCAGCTTGCAGATGATCTGAACGAACGAGGATATCGGAAAGCGGCCAATACGATCGAGAGATTCATCCCGGGACTTATGAGTTACACGGCGTTCCCGAAAGAGCACGCAAAGCGGATCCGAACGACGAACATGATGGAAAGAGTCAACAAGGAACTGAAACGGAGAACCAAAGTTGTAGGGGCCTTTCCCAATGAAGAGTCACTCCTCAGGCTGGCAGGATCCATCCTGATGGACATCAATGAGGAGTGGGTGACCGGCAGAAGATATTTGACGATGGAGGGGGAATGA
- a CDS encoding DUF2551 domain-containing protein, with protein MDSGPNYFYRKFVTLSPELYTRLSETFAISYHSVASMVGIIASRMGILHVKRDMDGANAVYQIKEDYVCMVARLLKCG; from the coding sequence TTGGATTCAGGGCCAAATTATTTTTACAGAAAATTCGTTACACTATCACCTGAACTCTATACCCGGCTTTCCGAGACCTTTGCGATCAGTTACCACTCTGTGGCCTCGATGGTTGGTATCATCGCTTCGCGGATGGGCATCCTGCACGTGAAGAGAGATATGGACGGAGCAAATGCGGTCTATCAGATCAAGGAAGATTATGTGTGCATGGTCGCCCGTCTGCTCAAATGCGGCTGA
- a CDS encoding archease, with protein MPFEELPHQADVRVRVTADSCDALFAEAARAMFSIMYVACEEGGIERRVSVSAPDMPQMMVDFLSELLFIAEVERVVFSSFEVTVKGTALEAVARGEAFDPDRHRGGMEIKGVSYSGLRIFRDGEEFCSEILFDV; from the coding sequence ATGCCGTTTGAAGAACTGCCCCATCAGGCCGATGTCCGTGTGCGCGTCACGGCAGATTCCTGCGACGCTCTCTTTGCAGAGGCAGCCAGAGCAATGTTTTCTATCATGTACGTCGCCTGTGAGGAGGGCGGGATCGAGCGCCGGGTCTCGGTGAGCGCCCCCGACATGCCCCAGATGATGGTCGACTTCCTCTCAGAGCTGCTCTTTATCGCGGAGGTCGAACGGGTGGTCTTCTCGTCGTTCGAGGTCACGGTGAAGGGCACCGCGCTTGAGGCCGTGGCCCGCGGCGAAGCCTTCGACCCCGACCGGCACCGGGGCGGGATGGAGATCAAGGGAGTTTCCTACTCCGGGCTCAGGATCTTCCGTGACGGGGAAGAATTTTGTAGTGAGATACTCTTTGATGTGTGA
- a CDS encoding RtcB family protein, whose product MLAGIERIDEVEWEVPIGYVPGMRVPGRFFLSEDLSETLEAGAVQQLANVAVLPGIVRYSLAMPDIHSGYGFPIGGVAAFEQETGVISPGGVGYDINCGVRLIATPLTPDDITNPRALIEALFTTVPTGVGAESEMRISPHDLEEIMVEGVDWAVAAGYGTEKDAAHCEEGGKMPDAHVAPVSKKACQRGMPQAGTLGSGNHFLEIQTVDAVYDNEAAQTFGLSAGQVCFMIHCGSRGLGHQICTDHLRTLESATRRYGIEIPDRQLACAPLHSPEGEAYFGAMAAAANYAWVNRQVITHQVRTVLNRMYGIDYEEMPLVYDVAHNVAKMERHTTDKGRQTLCVHRKGATRAFGPGCPEVPQDYRAVGQPVIIPGSMGSASYVLHGTTTAMEKTFGSTCHGAGRVMSRTKAKKATPGSEVRKELLKQGIIVRATSDASIAEEAPDAYKESYKVVDVVRRAGLSLPVVRLRPIGVIKG is encoded by the coding sequence ATGCTTGCGGGGATTGAGAGGATCGATGAGGTTGAGTGGGAAGTACCGATTGGTTACGTCCCTGGCATGCGGGTTCCAGGCCGTTTTTTTCTCTCGGAAGACCTATCCGAAACCCTTGAGGCCGGGGCCGTCCAGCAGCTGGCAAACGTGGCCGTCCTTCCCGGGATCGTGCGCTATTCCCTTGCCATGCCTGATATCCATTCGGGATACGGTTTTCCCATCGGAGGGGTCGCGGCATTCGAGCAGGAGACCGGGGTGATCTCGCCGGGGGGCGTCGGCTACGACATCAACTGCGGTGTGCGCCTGATCGCCACCCCGCTGACGCCTGACGACATTACAAATCCCCGCGCCCTGATCGAAGCGCTGTTTACCACCGTGCCGACAGGGGTGGGTGCGGAGAGCGAGATGCGCATATCCCCGCACGACCTCGAGGAGATCATGGTCGAGGGCGTCGACTGGGCGGTTGCCGCAGGCTACGGCACCGAAAAGGACGCCGCCCACTGCGAAGAGGGGGGGAAGATGCCGGACGCACATGTTGCGCCGGTATCGAAAAAAGCCTGCCAGCGGGGAATGCCCCAGGCCGGGACCCTCGGATCGGGCAACCATTTCCTTGAGATCCAGACGGTGGACGCCGTCTATGACAACGAAGCGGCGCAGACCTTCGGCCTGAGCGCAGGGCAGGTCTGCTTCATGATCCACTGCGGTTCACGCGGCCTTGGCCACCAGATCTGCACCGACCACCTCCGGACGCTTGAGTCGGCCACGCGGCGATACGGGATCGAGATCCCTGACCGGCAACTCGCCTGCGCCCCGTTGCATTCGCCTGAAGGAGAGGCGTACTTCGGGGCGATGGCGGCGGCCGCAAACTATGCGTGGGTGAACCGGCAGGTGATCACCCACCAGGTCAGGACGGTGCTGAACCGGATGTACGGGATCGACTACGAGGAGATGCCGCTGGTGTACGACGTCGCCCATAACGTGGCCAAGATGGAGAGGCACACCACCGATAAAGGTCGCCAGACACTCTGTGTCCACCGGAAAGGGGCGACACGGGCGTTCGGGCCGGGCTGCCCTGAGGTCCCGCAGGACTACCGCGCCGTCGGCCAGCCGGTGATCATACCCGGGAGCATGGGAAGTGCGTCCTATGTCCTTCATGGGACGACGACCGCCATGGAAAAGACCTTCGGAAGCACCTGCCACGGGGCTGGCAGGGTGATGAGCCGGACGAAAGCAAAAAAGGCGACGCCGGGCAGCGAGGTCAGGAAAGAATTGCTGAAACAGGGGATCATCGTCAGGGCGACGAGCGACGCCTCAATCGCAGAAGAGGCCCCTGATGCCTACAAGGAGAGTTACAAGGTGGTGGATGTGGTGCGGCGCGCCGGCCTCTCGCTGCCGGTGGTGCGCCTCCGCCCGATCGGGGTGATCAAGGGATGA